The Amblyomma americanum isolate KBUSLIRL-KWMA chromosome 5, ASM5285725v1, whole genome shotgun sequence genome window below encodes:
- the LOC144133061 gene encoding uncharacterized protein LOC144133061, with translation MSASRLEQMRSQFQQNLQIRSGLPRPTRIPGPTAAAAKTTATAKQAATPPSLRVNGHGLSAAASPTSRANVNGKLQNGSAHKDVSAIRNGQHNGTPRPLTNGTSQARAPVSNGMRPQATSTEQTLPPVVKGGVLMTMTTTQLRQLSNGHQSSYGSPKLVAKPVSSPSVRTMTSVARTSTMPSSRAVTTKPTPKPLSADQPKKPAMAMARQARTTNGATSSPLRTPAAAKATVPPEARPLGPNQERCDICGRGFNKDRIEKHRTICQKAASKKVKVFDVTKMRTKGTEAEAFVKKGFHKKEVPVKKANWRAKHEEFLNAVRQARMVQEHLAAGGKLSDLPPPPPSENPDYVQCPKCLRKFNETAAERHIPRCNLAPKTTMRRPATTLNGRK, from the exons ATGTCGGCCTCGCGCCTGGAGCAGATGAGGAGCCAATTCCAGCAGAACCTGCAGATACGCAGCGGTCTGCCTCGGCCAACGCGGATCCCTGGACCAACAGCCGCTGCTGCTAAGACCACTGCTACTGCCAAACAGGCAGCCACCCCTCCTTCGTTAAGAGTGAACGGTCATGGCCTCTCAGCAGCAGCTTCGCCAACTTCACGTGCCAATGTCAATGGAAAGCTTCAGAACGGAAGCGCCCACAAGGATGTTTCAGCCATCAGAAACG GGCAACACAACGGGACTCCTCGCCCTTTAACCAATGGGACGTCTCAAGCAAGGGCCCCAGTTTCGAATGGCATGCGGCCACAGGCGACTTCCACGGAGCAGACTTTGCCACCTGTTGTTAAAGGTGGTGTTCTCATGACCATGACAACAACCCAGCTGAGGCAGCTTTCTAATGGACATCAAAGCTCTTAC GGATCTCCAAAGCTTGTAGCCAAGCCCGTTTCCAGTCCATCTGTGAGGACAATGACCTCGGTAGCAAGGACATCGACCATGCCTTCAAGCAGAGCTGTCACAACCAAACCCACTCCCAAACCTCTCTCTGCGGATCAGCCAAAGAAG CCTGCCATGGCAATGGCAAGACAGGCCCGAACTACAAATGGTGCCACATCCAGTCCACTGCGGACACCAGCGGCTGCGAAGGCCACTGTGCCTCCCGAGGCCCGACCCCTGGGTCCGAACCAAGAACGGTGTGACATCTGCGGCCGGGGTTTCAACAAGGACCGCATCGAGAAGCACAGGACCATCTGCCAGAAGGCAGCCAGCAAGAAAGTGAAGGTCTTTGACGTGACCAAGATGAGGACCAAGGGGACTGAGGCGGAAGCCTTTGTCAAAAAGGGCTTTCACAAGAAAGAAGTTCCT GTGAAGAAGGCAAACTGGCGTGCCAAGCACGAGGAATTCCTCAATGCGGTGCGCCAGGCAAGGATGGTGCAGGAGCACCTGGCCGCAGGCGGCAAGCTGTCGGACCtgccaccaccgccaccctccgAGAACCCTGACTACGTGCAGTGCCCCAAGTGCCTGCGCAAGTTCAACGAGACTGCCGCCGAGCGGCACATTCCGCGCTGTAACCTGGCCCCCAAGACCACAATGAGGAGGCCTGCCACCACTCTCAATGGTCGCAAGTGA